A single Acetivibrio cellulolyticus CD2 DNA region contains:
- a CDS encoding WXG100 family type VII secretion target — protein sequence MAEFKVTPQVLRSTSSNIKSINTNFQGVMKDIETEMNKMKKKWESEAANAFISKFTGLKDNFEAYYKVIDSYTNFLESTAKAYEEADKAINNASGSLFS from the coding sequence ATGGCAGAATTTAAAGTAACACCACAGGTGTTGAGGTCAACATCATCAAATATAAAGTCAATAAACACAAACTTTCAGGGTGTAATGAAAGATATTGAGACAGAAATGAACAAAATGAAGAAGAAATGGGAAAGTGAAGCAGCAAATGCCTTTATTTCAAAATTCACTGGTTTGAAGGACAATTTTGAAGCATATTACAAAGTTATTGACTCCTACACAAACTTTTTAGAGTCAACAGCAAAAGCATATGAAGAGGCTGATAAAGCAATTAATAATGCTTCAGGTAGTTTGTTTTCATAA
- a CDS encoding phage tail tip lysozyme: MGDFAVQLKVLEQSEGRIKRLSKDLSSIGNSISNIRSSLDSDIRNRNGIDKGLGDLNNRLYEEERNLSEIAKFLDKVFKEYEKAENEIEDAIEELGKTTTQRKSSIVDIFKKNVPTFIKRPEVLGMIAILPIIGVPVKIFGLTKILDLIKVKPANNVNVKGNTTISKPVQNKSTVVAPKFVWPVPSSTRITCPYSSKDSLHPNGHKGVDIGAASGKDIAAAIGGKVVLAKWLDGYGNVVYINTEIDGKKVQIRYAHMSKIEVKAGDVVKAGQDIGNIGSTGRSTGPHLHFEVRECLKNGNCLGNTDSKPIDPMPFLKGKVTSIPSSKDVKPDVTVTSRVKEYKVKSGDTLGKIAAKYSTTVAELVRINKISNPNLIYVGQVIKITDPGKLNNVKPKESNSGKDSGKTVKYVVKSGDTLSKIAAKYGVTVNELAKYNNIANPNLIYVGQVIKVPGHGKLNDIDANDKPSGNNNNGNGKEPSADGLFICNDYLTMAQMKVNAQYILDYLRAKGWSKNAVCAMLGNMQTESNMNPGIWQSLKEGNRKGGFGIVQWTPASKYLDWAESKDLECTSMESQLKRILYEVDNNVQWIHSSMSFKEFSQSNGDVGDLAALFLNHYERPKERNQPKRAKQAEYWYKVLN; this comes from the coding sequence ATGGGAGATTTTGCCGTACAACTAAAAGTGTTAGAACAAAGTGAAGGAAGAATAAAAAGACTTTCTAAAGATTTAAGTAGTATTGGGAATAGCATTTCTAATATAAGGAGTTCACTTGACTCGGATATACGTAATCGTAACGGTATTGATAAAGGTCTTGGAGATTTAAACAACAGACTTTATGAGGAAGAAAGGAATCTTTCCGAGATCGCAAAATTCTTGGATAAAGTATTCAAAGAATATGAAAAAGCAGAAAATGAAATTGAGGATGCTATCGAAGAACTAGGCAAGACAACCACGCAAAGGAAAAGTTCAATTGTTGATATATTCAAAAAAAATGTGCCGACATTTATAAAGAGGCCTGAAGTTTTAGGTATGATTGCAATTTTGCCCATAATAGGAGTTCCAGTGAAAATATTTGGGCTTACAAAAATATTGGATTTAATAAAGGTTAAGCCCGCTAATAATGTTAATGTTAAAGGAAACACTACTATATCCAAACCTGTGCAAAATAAAAGCACTGTTGTGGCGCCAAAATTTGTATGGCCTGTACCTTCATCAACCCGTATTACATGTCCTTATAGTTCGAAGGATAGCCTTCACCCAAATGGGCACAAGGGAGTGGATATAGGGGCTGCAAGCGGAAAGGATATAGCAGCTGCTATTGGTGGAAAAGTAGTTCTGGCTAAATGGCTGGATGGATATGGAAACGTTGTGTACATTAACACAGAAATCGATGGAAAGAAAGTTCAGATAAGATATGCACACATGAGTAAAATAGAAGTCAAAGCAGGCGATGTAGTAAAAGCAGGGCAAGATATAGGTAATATAGGAAGTACTGGACGTTCAACAGGTCCGCACCTTCACTTTGAAGTCAGAGAATGCCTCAAAAATGGTAATTGTCTTGGAAATACAGACTCAAAACCTATTGATCCAATGCCGTTTTTGAAGGGAAAAGTCACAAGTATTCCATCTTCCAAAGATGTGAAACCTGATGTTACGGTGACTAGTAGGGTTAAAGAGTACAAAGTAAAAAGTGGTGATACGCTTGGCAAAATAGCGGCAAAGTATAGTACAACAGTTGCAGAGCTGGTAAGGATTAATAAAATTTCTAATCCGAACCTAATATATGTAGGGCAGGTTATAAAGATAACCGATCCAGGCAAGCTGAATAATGTTAAGCCCAAAGAGTCAAATAGTGGTAAAGATTCTGGTAAAACTGTTAAATATGTAGTGAAAAGTGGAGATACTCTCAGCAAAATTGCTGCAAAGTATGGTGTAACAGTTAATGAGTTAGCTAAATATAACAATATTGCCAACCCAAACCTTATATATGTAGGACAGGTTATAAAGGTGCCTGGGCATGGCAAGTTGAATGATATAGACGCAAATGATAAACCAAGTGGGAATAATAATAATGGAAATGGCAAAGAACCATCAGCTGATGGATTGTTCATTTGCAATGATTATCTGACAATGGCACAAATGAAGGTAAATGCCCAATATATTCTTGATTATCTCCGTGCCAAGGGGTGGTCCAAAAATGCTGTTTGTGCAATGCTTGGAAATATGCAGACAGAAAGTAACATGAACCCTGGTATCTGGCAGAGTTTAAAAGAAGGCAATAGAAAAGGTGGCTTTGGCATAGTCCAATGGACACCTGCAAGTAAATATTTAGATTGGGCAGAAAGTAAGGATTTAGAATGTACTTCTATGGAGAGTCAGTTGAAGAGAATTCTTTATGAGGTAGACAATAATGTTCAATGGATACACAGTTCAATGTCTTTCAAGGAGTTCTCCCAATCTAATGGTGATGTAGGCGATCTGGCTGCGTTATTCCTGAATCATTATGAAAGGCCTAAGGAACGTAACCAACCCAAGAGGGCTAAACAAGCTGAATACTGGTATAAGGTCTTAAATTAG
- a CDS encoding WXG100 family type VII secretion target, which translates to MAGKISVTPEELQGSAKKIQGEIGSYVKLYQKLYQEVDGMKSSWSGEANQAYAKQIDGFRVEFDNLKKVLDNYVEFLEKSAKVYKDTEANIKDGAGKLTSGR; encoded by the coding sequence ATGGCAGGTAAAATAAGTGTAACACCTGAAGAGTTGCAAGGTTCAGCAAAGAAAATACAAGGTGAGATAGGTAGCTATGTAAAACTATACCAAAAGTTGTATCAGGAAGTAGATGGAATGAAAAGTTCATGGAGCGGTGAAGCTAATCAGGCATACGCAAAACAGATAGATGGCTTCAGAGTTGAGTTTGATAACTTAAAAAAGGTATTGGACAATTATGTTGAGTTTTTAGAAAAGTCAGCAAAGGTGTACAAAGATACAGAAGCAAACATCAAGGACGGAGCAGGAAAACTAACAAGTGGAAGATAA
- a CDS encoding WXG100 family type VII secretion target has protein sequence MLPPKRRINYSQVMNQVSSIRELSKNTNKVADNLDDVLVQTVKVWSGDASKEFKKQCGIMIEEIESTARKISEIAGKIANAASDIEREDDAYERRYNDYIREQERKERERKEKESKKAK, from the coding sequence ATGCTTCCACCTAAAAGACGAATAAATTATAGTCAGGTTATGAACCAGGTATCGAGTATAAGGGAGTTGTCGAAAAATACTAACAAAGTTGCGGATAATTTAGATGATGTTTTGGTGCAAACCGTGAAAGTTTGGAGTGGGGATGCATCCAAAGAATTTAAAAAGCAATGTGGAATTATGATTGAAGAAATAGAAAGTACTGCAAGAAAAATATCTGAGATAGCAGGGAAAATAGCTAATGCTGCTTCAGATATAGAAAGAGAAGACGATGCATATGAAAGACGTTATAATGACTACATAAGAGAACAGGAAAGAAAAGAACGTGAAAGAAAAGAGAAGGAAAGTAAAAAAGCAAAATAG